From a single Chiloscyllium punctatum isolate Juve2018m chromosome 31, sChiPun1.3, whole genome shotgun sequence genomic region:
- the LOC140457000 gene encoding uncharacterized protein, with protein MSQRQRSHTRERLWKCRDCGKGFLYKSQLETHQRSHTGEKPYTCSDCGKGFSRSSKLLIHQRVHTGERPFTCSDCGKRFTQSSELLRHQRIHTGEKPFTCFECGKGFSQSSNLLIHQRVHTGERPFSCSECGKAFTQATHLLTHQRIHTGQRPFACSECGKGFTCSSHLLVHRRTHTGEKPFTCFVCGKAFPQSSNLLTHQRIHTRERPFTCSECGKAFTQAIHLLTHQQVHTGKKPSTCSECGKGFIRSSSLLRHQQIHK; from the coding sequence ATGTCCCAACGCCAGCGCAGTCACACTCGGGAGAGACTTTGGAAATGTAGGGATTGTGGGAAGGGATTTCTTTACAAATCCCAGCTGGAAACTCACCAacgcagtcacactggggagaagccatacACCTGCTCtgactgtgggaagggattctCTCGGTCATCCAAACTGCTGAtccaccagcgagttcacactggggaaagaccgttcacctgctctgattgtgggaaaagattcactcagtcatccgaACTGCTCAGACACCAGCGAATTCATactggggagaaaccattcacctgttttgagtgtgggaagggattctcTCAGTCATCCAACCTGCTGATACATcagcgagttcacactggggagagaccattctcCTGTTCTgagtgtgggaaagcattcactCAGGCAACTcatctgctgacccaccagcgaaTTCACACTGGGCAGAGGCCATTTGCATGTTctgagtgtgggaaaggattcacttgCTCATCTCATCTATTGGTACACCGGCGAactcacacaggggagaaaccattcacctGTTTTGTATGTGGGAAGGCATTCCCACAGTCATCCAACCTGCTGACACACCAGCGAATTCACACtagggagagaccattcacctgttctgagtgtgggaaagcattcactCAAGCAATTCACTTGCTGACACATCAGCAGGTTCACACTGGGAAGAAACCATCCACCTGttcagagtgtgggaagggattcattcGATCATCCagcctgctgagacaccagcaaatTCACAAATAA